TTTGTAAAGTCGTGATCGAAACGCCGGTCAACCTCAATGAGAGACAAAAAGAATTGCTTAAGGAGCTCGAAGAGAGCATGGGTAGTGATGCTGGAAAAAACCGTCCGAAGGCACAAGGCTTCTTTGATGGGGTTAAGAAGTTCTTTGATGATCTGACAAAATAGTGTCAGGGCTTAACTTCTGAGCCAGCTGGCATAACAGAAAAACAAAACGGCGCTTAACGGCGCCGTTTTCTCTCAGTTTAACAACATGAGATAATCCATATCTCCAGTACACTTACATGCCAGTACTGTTCGACTGTGTCCTGTTAAAAGAAGCCCATCGGTACAGCCTAGTCGCTTACACTTGGACGCACAGGCCACACTGCTTTCCCAAAAATAATATTCGTTAGTCAAAAAAGACAAAGCAAAGTAGCTAACCGCACATACGGCTGCGATACGAACAAGACCTTTGTTCATAACGACTCTCCCGCGCAATAAAACAGTGCGTATAGAGTTAATAAGACTTTAGTCTAATTTGGCGTTTTGTCTACCTTAAGATAGGGTTAAAAGTAACTTGCGATAAATTATTTCCAACGTAAGCGCCCAAGCTTGTCATCAGCAGGTCAGCAAAGCCTTTGCAGGCACCTAACTTGTCGGCAACAAGGCGGCAATTTTCTCATCTTAGATCGTTAATTATCCAAATGGATTTTAATGTTGATGAAGCAGAATCGATTTTTCGATGATAAGGGACAGGAAACGCCAGTATGACACCCGCTATTCAATTACTTAAAAAGCATAAGGTCAGCTTTGAAGTACTTAAGTTCGAACACGACCCGAACATCACTGAGTTTGCACAGGAAGCGACTCAGGCATTGGCCTTGGCACCGGACAAAGTATTTAAAACGCTGGTTATTAGCGTAGATGGCAGGCTCAATGTTGCAGTTACACCTGCTACTCAATTGGTTGACTTAAAAGCGTTTGCTAAAAGCTGCAAAGGCAAAAAAGCGCAACTTGCAACGCAACAACAAGCTGAGAATGCAACAGGGTACCAGCTGGGCGGGATCAGCCCCTTTGCGCACAAAAAACGTTTGCCAGTTATCTTACACAACTCTGCGCTCACTTATGACACGATCTACGTCAGTGGCGGTCGACGCGGCTTAGAGCTGGCGCTCAGTCCGACAGCACTTACAGCATTGTGCTCAGCCCAGGTTGCTGATTTTTAAGCCATCTATTGTTTATCCCGTATATGTCCTTTTCTCAGTGAACGAGATAGCATTTCGTTTTAAACTTCTGTTCTGAACAAAAAATGGCCAATCGGGTGATTTCAGCGAACACTTGTAAGCTATTAATTATTTAGTAATTTTTTTAATAACCCAGATCTTTCAGTAAAAAAGCCGTTAAAAAATAGCATAGAGCAATTGATCTAAACGGAAATTTATGCCGTAATGTAACTATATCAATCTGGTCGGATGAGTTTATTATGAGTTTAAGAACACAACTAAGAAAAATATTGCCAAGCATTTCGGTGACTGAACAAGAGGCACTCGATGCGGGTGATGTATGGCTTGAAGGCTCAATCTATCGCGGGAAACCAGACTTTGACGCATTGCGTGCGGTGCCGGAAGCCAAATTAAACAGCGAAGAGCAAGCGTTTTTGGATGGGCCCGTACAAGAATTAATGGCGATGATCGATGATTCTGTGATCCAGAACGAGAAGCACTTGCCAGAGCATATTTTAGAATTTTTGAAAAAAGAACGCTTCTTCTCTTTGATTATCCCCAAAGAGTATGGTGGCAGAGAGTTTAGTCCGTATGCGAATTCAACCATTGTAGGCACCATAGCGACAAAATCGTCTGCGGTTGCGGTTACAGTCATGGTCCCAAACTCTTTGGGACCTGGTGAGTTACTCATGCACTATGGAACCAAAGAGCAGCAGGCGCATTACCTGCCAAGGCTTGCCAATGGAACCGACATTCCCTGTTTTGCCTTGACTAGTCCAGAAGCGGGTTCTGACGCAGGTGGCATTCCAGATCAGGGTATTGTCACTAAAGGTCAATACAATGGCGAAGAAGTGTTGGGTCTGGAAGTAACCTGGGACAAACGTTACATCACGCTTGCGCCTATCGCGACAGTATTAGGTTTGGCATTTAAAGTACTTGATCCGGAGGGCTTGCTTGGTGGCAAAGAGTCTTTGGGAATTACCTGTGCGTTGATCCCTAAATCGCACCCGGGTGTTGAGCTGGGCAACCGCCACGATCCTATGGGTATCCGCTTCTACAACGGTACTACTCGCGGCGAAAAAGTATTTATTCCAATGGATTTCATTATTGGCGGTCAGAAAAATATTGGTCGCGGGTGGCAGATGTTAGTTAGCTGTCTGGGTGCTGGGCGTGGTATTTCTTTGCCAGCGCTTGGCGTATCTACCAGTCAGGTTGCATTGAAGTCGGCGTCAGAGTACGCGGCGGTACGTGAGCAATTCGGGCTGGCAATCGGTCAGTTTGAGGGGATCCAGGAAAAGCTGGCCGACATCGCTGGCAAAACTTATCTTCAGGAAGCGATGCGTGTACTGACAACAGAAGGTCTTGGTATGGGTCTAAAACCGTCGGTTGTAACAGCAATTGCAAAATACCACATGACGGAAACTGGCCGGGA
This window of the Pseudoalteromonas rubra genome carries:
- the ybaK gene encoding Cys-tRNA(Pro) deacylase — translated: MTPAIQLLKKHKVSFEVLKFEHDPNITEFAQEATQALALAPDKVFKTLVISVDGRLNVAVTPATQLVDLKAFAKSCKGKKAQLATQQQAENATGYQLGGISPFAHKKRLPVILHNSALTYDTIYVSGGRRGLELALSPTALTALCSAQVADF
- a CDS encoding acyl-CoA dehydrogenase translates to MSLRTQLRKILPSISVTEQEALDAGDVWLEGSIYRGKPDFDALRAVPEAKLNSEEQAFLDGPVQELMAMIDDSVIQNEKHLPEHILEFLKKERFFSLIIPKEYGGREFSPYANSTIVGTIATKSSAVAVTVMVPNSLGPGELLMHYGTKEQQAHYLPRLANGTDIPCFALTSPEAGSDAGGIPDQGIVTKGQYNGEEVLGLEVTWDKRYITLAPIATVLGLAFKVLDPEGLLGGKESLGITCALIPKSHPGVELGNRHDPMGIRFYNGTTRGEKVFIPMDFIIGGQKNIGRGWQMLVSCLGAGRGISLPALGVSTSQVALKSASEYAAVREQFGLAIGQFEGIQEKLADIAGKTYLQEAMRVLTTEGLGMGLKPSVVTAIAKYHMTETGRDVLDSAMDILAGKAIQNGPQNTLASGYVAQPIAITVEGANILTRNLMIFGQGVMRCHPYLQSMVEAIHSEEADADKTFNKILRKTVGYSVANSLRAFKLGLLPFTASSNSSLPEVQAYEKAAQRLSAKLAVYADFSLLVLGGKLKQAEMLSARLGDVMSYLYAAMASIKYYEQKVAVTDREAAAPYFHYATRYALVEAEQALHKFLDNFPAPGTRKFMRVLTMQFGHSMPRINDDMVRELATAAQLDTSFKAQLTHLVKPQAGDGHDINEQAYKAKIACLDLLGKVKRALKKREIKAGVRFYETLDNALIAKVINETEYAQLIDYNRKREKAIRVDEFDFDLNLLDEVGSLNDVKSAVNQ